From Bacteroidota bacterium, one genomic window encodes:
- a CDS encoding TonB-dependent receptor: MMTRGLFTSLLLLFIISGFNVQAQQSRIFGTVRDSSNKPVFGATVAVFGKPIGVSTSENGSYSLTLPSGQVFKVVFSFTGLKADTVIVQLNPGEERNIDKKLRDRVVEMGTVVIEERSMKSLNLTRIDPKVVSVIPTPNQSIEDLIKTLPGVGSANELSSSYSVRGGNYDENLVYVNDFEVYRPLLVRSGQQEGLSIINPDMVESIQFSAGGFDAVYGDKLSSVLDIKYRKPKKFAGSISASMLGGSLELENRSKNKKWYYMAGVRQKSNQYLLNTFDTKGEYKPSFTDVQLLTGFDFSKKFSVEIFGNYARNRYNLVPESRETNFGTINDAKRFTVYFEGQEIDRYQTFTGSFSATYRPADSIKLKLIASAYRTEEEENFDILGQYFLDQLENDFGKDNFGNVAFNLGVGSFLNHARNKLNATVYNAEHKGEIVSDNLLWQWGVKVQHEEIDDKLHEWYYNDSSGFSIPSPRDSINPMITLNDVVISKSNLSSNRISGYIQNTWQILDRNKLILTTGVRANYWDLNEELVISPRGSVTFKPDPKKSLNVRAAGGVYYQPPFYRELRDLDGKLHPETKAQKSIHAVLGADFTFLALGREFKLTSEVFYKSLDQLIPYKVDNLRIRYLPNFSSKGYARGIDFRLFGEFVPGAESWASLSILQTEEDVKGDFYYVRYNAEGEEIIPGFTYDNIAVDSTKIEPGYIPRPADQRVNFGLFFQDYLPKFPTYKMSLSLLFGTALPFGPPGKDRYKDILRTPTYRRVDIGFSKQLIGDEVKHKPKGKFLGNLKSLWIGVEVFNLLQVSNVASYNWVTDISNARRYAIPNYLTSRQLNVRVNAHF, translated from the coding sequence ATGATGACGAGAGGCCTCTTCACCTCCCTGCTTTTACTTTTTATTATTTCCGGCTTTAACGTTCAGGCCCAACAGTCAAGAATCTTTGGAACCGTCAGGGATTCCTCCAATAAACCTGTTTTTGGAGCTACTGTAGCTGTTTTTGGTAAACCAATTGGTGTTTCTACTTCAGAAAACGGTAGTTATTCACTCACACTTCCTTCCGGACAAGTATTTAAAGTGGTCTTCAGTTTTACCGGCTTGAAGGCTGATACAGTTATTGTTCAACTTAATCCGGGAGAAGAAAGAAATATCGATAAGAAACTCCGTGACCGTGTTGTCGAAATGGGAACAGTTGTGATTGAAGAAAGGTCCATGAAGTCATTGAACCTTACCCGAATCGATCCAAAAGTTGTTTCGGTGATTCCTACTCCAAATCAAAGTATTGAAGATCTGATCAAAACACTTCCGGGTGTTGGTTCAGCAAATGAACTGAGTTCTTCCTATTCAGTAAGAGGTGGTAACTATGATGAGAACCTGGTTTATGTAAATGATTTTGAAGTCTACCGTCCATTATTGGTACGATCCGGACAACAGGAAGGTCTTAGTATCATCAATCCTGACATGGTGGAATCGATCCAGTTTTCTGCCGGAGGTTTTGACGCTGTGTATGGAGACAAACTTTCCTCAGTCCTGGACATTAAATACCGAAAACCGAAAAAGTTTGCCGGTTCAATCAGCGCCAGTATGCTCGGTGGATCTCTTGAACTCGAAAACCGGAGTAAAAACAAAAAGTGGTATTACATGGCAGGTGTTCGCCAGAAATCAAATCAATACCTTCTGAATACTTTTGATACCAAGGGTGAATACAAGCCTTCATTTACTGACGTACAGTTACTCACCGGTTTTGATTTCAGTAAGAAATTTTCAGTTGAAATTTTTGGGAATTATGCCCGAAACCGATATAATCTTGTTCCGGAATCGAGAGAAACCAATTTCGGAACCATCAATGACGCGAAACGATTTACCGTTTATTTTGAAGGGCAGGAAATCGACAGATACCAAACATTTACCGGCTCTTTTTCAGCAACTTACAGGCCGGCAGATAGTATCAAGCTTAAACTCATCGCCAGCGCTTACCGAACTGAGGAAGAAGAGAATTTTGACATCCTCGGCCAGTACTTCCTGGATCAATTGGAAAATGATTTCGGAAAAGACAATTTCGGAAATGTCGCTTTCAATCTTGGAGTCGGTTCTTTTCTCAATCATGCCAGGAACAAACTGAATGCGACAGTTTATAATGCTGAACACAAAGGTGAAATCGTCAGCGACAATTTGTTGTGGCAGTGGGGCGTAAAAGTCCAGCATGAAGAGATTGATGACAAACTTCATGAATGGTATTACAACGATTCATCCGGATTTTCCATTCCTTCTCCAAGAGACAGCATCAATCCGATGATCACTTTAAATGATGTGGTTATATCGAAATCCAATCTCTCTTCGAACCGGATTTCAGGATACATTCAAAACACCTGGCAGATTCTCGATCGGAACAAATTAATTCTGACAACAGGTGTAAGAGCTAACTATTGGGATCTGAACGAAGAACTGGTCATCAGTCCACGAGGTTCTGTAACCTTCAAGCCTGATCCTAAAAAGAGCTTGAATGTTCGTGCTGCCGGTGGTGTGTATTACCAGCCTCCATTTTATCGTGAGCTAAGGGACCTTGATGGTAAACTGCATCCTGAAACCAAAGCGCAGAAATCGATCCATGCAGTGCTTGGAGCTGATTTCACTTTCCTTGCTCTTGGCCGGGAGTTCAAACTTACATCAGAAGTCTTTTACAAATCGTTAGATCAACTCATCCCTTACAAAGTCGATAATCTTAGAATCCGTTACCTCCCGAATTTCAGTTCCAAAGGATATGCAAGAGGAATTGATTTTCGTCTGTTTGGTGAATTCGTTCCCGGCGCTGAGTCCTGGGCGAGTTTATCCATCCTTCAAACGGAAGAAGATGTGAAAGGCGATTTTTATTATGTTCGATACAATGCCGAGGGTGAAGAAATTATTCCCGGCTTTACTTATGACAACATCGCTGTTGACAGTACCAAGATTGAACCCGGATATATTCCAAGGCCGGCGGATCAGCGTGTAAATTTTGGCCTTTTCTTCCAGGATTATTTACCAAAATTCCCAACTTACAAGATGTCCCTGAGTCTGCTTTTTGGAACGGCACTTCCTTTTGGACCTCCGGGAAAAGACCGTTACAAAGACATCCTCCGTACACCCACCTACCGACGGGTTGATATCGGCTTCTCGAAACAATTAATCGGGGATGAAGTAAAACATAAACCAAAGGGTAAGTTCCTTGGGAATTTAAAATCTCTTTGGATAGGAGTTGAAGTGTTCAACCTCCTGCAAGTAAGCAATGTTGCGTCTTACAACTGGGTAACCGACATCAGCAATGCCAGGAGATATGCCATTCCGAATTATCTCACATCCCGTCAACTGAATGTAAGGGTAAATGCCCATTTCTAG
- a CDS encoding alkane 1-monooxygenase, translating into MSASRNYKYFWSLLPGIMTVAGNLAGGWWVLSNLVFSLGFLAFLEWFFPEDKKQDVNASAFVPDLILVLHFVMQVFSLTAFFMAIKTGKVEGWQIFWMALSTGVHSGSSSLIIAHEMIHRKKKIWQVLGKLLLFSVSNFYFYVEHLRVHHKWVGTDRDPATAKYGENLYGFFIRSVFGQMTSAWQVESARLKNESVNPFGSRNYVLVNITLSGIFYILIALILGKIALLAFALQSLTANFLLEYTNYIEHYGLSRTDKERVNETHSWQTDKVISRFILIDLSRHSDHHFYASKPYHTLLTFEKSPVLPGGYASAIYLALIPPIWFYVIHKRLKEYRDNFKKSAA; encoded by the coding sequence ATGTCGGCGTCACGTAATTACAAGTATTTCTGGAGTTTATTGCCCGGAATCATGACCGTTGCCGGTAACTTGGCTGGCGGATGGTGGGTGCTTTCGAACCTGGTCTTTTCCCTTGGTTTTCTTGCCTTTTTGGAGTGGTTTTTCCCGGAAGATAAAAAGCAGGATGTGAATGCATCTGCTTTTGTCCCTGATTTAATCCTCGTTCTTCATTTTGTAATGCAGGTTTTCTCCTTAACAGCATTTTTCATGGCCATAAAGACTGGAAAGGTTGAAGGCTGGCAAATTTTCTGGATGGCCTTATCGACAGGAGTACATTCAGGATCAAGCTCTCTCATTATTGCCCATGAAATGATACACAGGAAGAAAAAAATCTGGCAGGTTCTTGGAAAACTGCTGCTCTTCAGTGTTAGTAATTTCTATTTTTATGTTGAACATCTGCGTGTTCATCACAAATGGGTAGGTACAGACCGCGATCCTGCTACAGCGAAATATGGAGAAAACCTCTATGGATTTTTTATCAGATCAGTTTTCGGGCAAATGACCAGTGCATGGCAGGTAGAATCAGCCAGACTGAAAAATGAAAGTGTGAACCCTTTCGGATCAAGGAATTATGTATTGGTCAATATTACTTTGTCAGGTATATTTTATATTTTGATTGCTCTTATTTTAGGTAAAATAGCATTACTTGCATTTGCTTTACAAAGTTTAACAGCCAATTTTCTCCTGGAATACACCAATTATATCGAACATTACGGGTTATCCAGAACTGATAAAGAAAGAGTCAACGAAACCCATAGCTGGCAAACCGATAAAGTCATCAGCCGTTTTATCCTGATCGATTTGAGCCGGCATAGCGACCACCATTTTTATGCTTCAAAACCTTATCATACCTTGCTGACGTTTGAAAAAAGTCCGGTTCTTCCGGGTGGATATGCTTCAGCTATTTATCTTGCGCTGATTCCACCAATCTGGTTTTATGTCATCCATAAACGTTTGAAAGAGTATCGGGATAATTTCAAAAAATCTGCTGCCTGA
- a CDS encoding carboxypeptidase-like regulatory domain-containing protein, producing the protein MRTTLTLLIAFLFQVLSVSAQEKNLEANDLVQFSGIVVTSDSLNPVPYTSIMIKNSYRGTVGDYYGFFSFVAKMKDTIEFLAIGYKKAVFVIPDTLSDHRCSLIQLLKPDTILLREVVIFPWPTKEQFKEAFLRLHVPADDLSRAEKNMDPGRLGILSAAMPMDGSMNFRNSMEQQTSRLYYAGQLPPNNLLNPVAWSRFIQMWQNGDFKRKDKTLKDDN; encoded by the coding sequence ATGAGAACGACCCTAACCCTTCTGATTGCATTTTTATTTCAGGTTTTGAGTGTTTCCGCACAGGAAAAAAATCTTGAAGCCAATGACCTTGTTCAGTTTTCTGGTATCGTTGTTACCAGTGACAGCCTGAATCCGGTTCCCTACACGAGTATCATGATCAAGAATTCTTACCGTGGAACAGTCGGGGATTATTATGGTTTTTTCTCATTTGTCGCCAAGATGAAAGACACCATTGAATTTCTTGCCATCGGTTATAAAAAAGCAGTGTTTGTTATCCCTGACACTCTGAGTGACCACCGATGCTCCCTGATACAGTTGTTAAAACCTGATACTATTCTTCTGCGGGAAGTAGTCATTTTCCCCTGGCCAACCAAAGAACAATTTAAGGAAGCTTTTCTTCGTTTGCATGTACCTGCTGATGATCTCTCCAGAGCTGAAAAAAACATGGACCCGGGCCGACTTGGAATTTTGTCAGCAGCAATGCCCATGGATGGAAGTATGAATTTCCGGAATTCTATGGAACAGCAAACCAGCAGACTGTATTATGCAGGTCAGTTACCGCCGAATAATTTATTGAACCCGGTTGCCTGGTCACGTTTTATACAAATGTGGCAAAACGGAGATTTTAAAAGAAAAGACAAGACACTTAAAGACGACAATTAA
- a CDS encoding SDR family oxidoreductase, translating into MEKVVVVTGASSGIGRSLAIEFARNGYNVVAAARKVDQLETVKKDIEKAGGKALIVATDVSKESDCERLMAETMATFGRIDVLINNAGISMRAVFEKTDLNVIRQLMDINFWGTVYCTKYALPHLLKSKGSVVGISSIAGKKGLPGRTGYSASKFAMEGFLETLRTENLKTGLHVLVACPGFTASNIRNTALAADGNTQGESPRDEKKMMQPEEVARRIYKAVEGRKRDIIMTRDGKLTVFLNKFFPGMMDKVVYNHMAKEPDSPFR; encoded by the coding sequence ATGGAAAAAGTCGTTGTTGTTACCGGAGCTTCTTCAGGAATTGGCAGATCTCTCGCAATCGAATTCGCGAGGAACGGATACAATGTGGTTGCCGCTGCCAGAAAAGTGGATCAGTTGGAAACCGTGAAAAAGGATATTGAAAAAGCAGGAGGGAAGGCTCTCATTGTGGCAACAGATGTTTCCAAAGAAAGTGATTGTGAGCGCTTGATGGCAGAGACCATGGCAACATTCGGACGTATTGATGTACTGATTAACAACGCCGGAATTTCCATGCGTGCAGTTTTTGAGAAAACTGATCTGAATGTGATTCGCCAGTTGATGGACATTAATTTTTGGGGAACAGTATATTGTACGAAGTACGCGCTGCCTCATTTACTAAAATCAAAGGGCAGCGTTGTTGGAATATCTTCAATTGCCGGAAAGAAAGGATTGCCCGGACGAACAGGTTATTCAGCATCCAAATTTGCGATGGAGGGATTTCTAGAGACATTACGTACCGAAAATCTCAAGACCGGTTTACATGTTTTGGTAGCTTGTCCGGGTTTCACCGCTTCCAATATCCGCAATACTGCATTGGCCGCTGATGGAAATACCCAGGGAGAATCGCCAAGGGATGAAAAGAAGATGATGCAACCGGAGGAAGTCGCTCGCAGAATTTACAAAGCTGTGGAAGGACGAAAGCGGGACATCATCATGACAAGAGATGGGAAACTAACGGTTTTCCTGAACAAATTTTTTCCGGGGATGATGGATAAGGTAGTATACAATCATATGGCGAAAGAGCCGGATTCACCTTTCCGGTAA